A genomic stretch from Corvus cornix cornix isolate S_Up_H32 chromosome 9, ASM73873v5, whole genome shotgun sequence includes:
- the FOXL2 gene encoding forkhead box protein L2, whose protein sequence is MMSNYPDGEEDTVALLAHDTSGSKEPDRGKEELSADKGPEKPDPSQKPPYSYVALIAMAIRESAEKRLTLSGIYQYIISKFPFYEKNKKGWQNSIRHNLSLNECFIKVPREGGGERKGNYWTLDPACEDMFEKGNYRRRRRMKRPFRPPPTHFQPGKTLFSPDSYGYLSPPKYLQSTFMNNSWPLAQPPAPMPYTSCQMSGGNVSPVNVKGLSGPASYSPYSRVQSMALPSMVNSYNGMGHHHHHPHAHHPQQLSPASPAPPAAPGGKRSRPPVCLRPSAAELSMMHCSYWEHDSKHSTLHSRIDI, encoded by the coding sequence ATGATGAGCAACTATCCGGACGGCGAGGAGGACACGGTGGCGCTGCTGGCTCATGACACCAGCGGCAGCAAGGAGCCGGATCGGGGCAAGGAGGAGCTGAGCGCAGACAAGGGCCCCGAGAAGCCGGACCCCTCGCAGAAGCCCCCCTATTCCTACGTGGCCCTGATTGCCATGGCCATTCGGGAGAGTGCGGAGAAGAGGCTGACGCTGTCCGGGATCTACCAGTACATCATCAGCAAGTTCCCTTTCTACGAGAAGAACAAGAAAGGCTGGCAGAACAGCATCCGCCACAACCTCAGCCTCAACGAGTGCTTCATCAAGGTGCCCCGGGAGGGCGGCGGCGAGCGCAAGGGCAACTACTGGACCCTGGACCCCGCCTGCGAGGACATGTTCGAGAAGGGCAACTACCGCAGGAGACGAAGGATGAAACGGCCTTTCCGGCCGCCTCCGACCCACTTCCAGCCTGGCAAGACCCTCTTCAGCCCCGACAGCTACGGCTACCTGTCCCCGCCCAAGTACTTGCAGTCCACCTTCATGAACAACTCGTGGCCGCTGGCGCAGCCCCCCGCGCCCATGCCCTACACGTCCTGCCAGATGTCTGGTGGGAACGTCAGCCCCGTCAATGTGAAAGGACTCTCGGGCCCGGCATCCTACAGCCCCTACTCGCGGGTGCAGAGCATGGCGCTGCCCAGCATGGTGAACTCCTACAACGGCATgggccaccaccaccaccacccgCACGCCCAccatccccagcagctcagcccggccagccccgcgccgcccgcggCCCCCGGCGGCAAACGGAGCCGGCCTCCAGTTTGCCTGCGCCCGTCAGCCGCCGAGCTGTCCATGATGCACTGTTCTTACTGGGAGCACgacagcaaacacagcaccCTGCACTCCCGCATAGACATCTAG